From a single Planctellipticum variicoloris genomic region:
- a CDS encoding glycosyltransferase family 4 protein, which translates to MQQMALSARSKEINPGNAVVVIVECHVWGGAEVHTTHLLRRLQERGHRVVLMCIGGETEAVYGRHLSSGVECILVPVARGIGRLVNLYRAVRQCRPGAIVLVKGTLHTGGLWQDAVYRVCTSRLVTILHVRPSVLPECRRAWYCGGLIPGFGLWWWKMYLRGWSRGILPKRSICVSESIRQYLIQKYSFSRTRTVTVRNGVEVNRAFEHGAAHRAVLSRTGFPDDSILVITACRLSEEKGLDCGVEAFAKVQEERPNLKIRWVIAGAGPEEARIREQIFRLDLQDRICLWGFEASVSSILPAFRIFFLPSRREGLPLSLLEAMLAGCLPVVSDVDGIPEVLGGSGIGVMTAQDDVGGLAAGLIRMAELAEGGRSEMVAAAQSRVRDHFSQSKVLDELCEVIENA; encoded by the coding sequence ATGCAACAAATGGCTCTATCGGCTCGCTCCAAGGAGATAAACCCTGGTAACGCAGTCGTAGTTATCGTGGAGTGCCATGTTTGGGGAGGAGCCGAGGTTCACACGACGCATTTGCTGCGTCGGTTGCAGGAACGCGGACACCGAGTGGTCTTGATGTGTATTGGCGGAGAAACGGAGGCTGTGTACGGTCGGCATCTGTCGTCCGGCGTAGAATGCATTCTTGTTCCGGTAGCGCGCGGGATCGGGCGACTGGTAAACCTGTATCGAGCCGTGCGGCAGTGTCGCCCGGGTGCCATCGTCCTTGTGAAAGGAACGCTGCATACGGGCGGTTTGTGGCAGGACGCAGTTTATCGAGTGTGTACTTCACGACTTGTCACGATTCTTCATGTGCGGCCGTCGGTGCTGCCCGAGTGCCGCCGGGCCTGGTATTGCGGGGGACTGATCCCCGGTTTCGGTCTGTGGTGGTGGAAGATGTACCTGCGAGGCTGGTCGCGCGGAATCTTGCCGAAGCGGTCTATTTGTGTGAGCGAATCGATTCGACAGTACTTGATTCAGAAGTACAGTTTTTCAAGAACGAGAACAGTGACTGTCCGAAACGGCGTTGAAGTGAATAGAGCATTCGAGCACGGCGCAGCACATCGAGCGGTTCTAAGTCGCACGGGTTTTCCCGACGATTCGATCTTGGTCATTACCGCGTGCCGGCTGAGCGAAGAGAAGGGGCTGGATTGTGGCGTTGAGGCGTTCGCGAAAGTACAAGAGGAGAGGCCCAATCTGAAGATTCGCTGGGTCATCGCTGGCGCAGGGCCCGAAGAAGCTCGAATTCGCGAGCAGATCTTCCGGCTTGATTTGCAGGATCGGATCTGTCTGTGGGGATTTGAGGCATCGGTGTCGTCTATCCTTCCCGCCTTTCGGATTTTTTTCCTGCCAAGTCGACGGGAGGGGCTGCCGTTGTCGTTGCTGGAGGCGATGTTGGCCGGTTGTCTGCCTGTTGTGAGTGATGTAGACGGAATCCCTGAGGTATTGGGTGGATCTGGCATTGGCGTCATGACCGCTCAGGATGATGTTGGCGGATTGGCTGCCGGATTGATACGGATGGCGGAGCTGGCCGAGGGCGGGCGAAGCGAAATGGTCGCCGCAGCTCAATCGCGTGTGCGGGATCATTTTTCGCAGTCCAAGGTGCTGGACGAGTTGTGTGAAGTCATTGAGAATGCGTGA
- a CDS encoding sugar transferase, with product MKERSVWSRGLKRIFDFVISLIAFVVFLPVIAICAIAVRVSSRGPAFFCQQRLGHRGRVFTLIKLRTMVADAERETGPVWSGADDPRVTKLGRFLRDTHFDELPQLLNVLKGDMSLVGPRPERPEIAVGIEQRIPLFSQRLDVLPGVTGLAQARLPPDCDEAGLQRKLAHDLFYIKYGSLGMDFSILLATAMQFVSSIVRGISSLWSLPTRQRVELEFLPLINPDAAHDTFLSNGAESDRLHKSPHFQLAPSGQWFAPLSGESDDKDKAGSEAVRAKSKMQTAGR from the coding sequence ATGAAAGAACGAAGTGTCTGGTCCCGGGGGCTCAAGCGGATCTTTGACTTTGTAATTTCCCTCATTGCATTCGTGGTTTTTCTTCCCGTCATTGCCATTTGCGCCATTGCCGTCCGGGTTTCTTCTCGGGGGCCGGCGTTCTTCTGCCAGCAGCGGCTGGGACACCGGGGGCGCGTGTTTACGCTCATCAAACTCCGGACGATGGTGGCCGACGCGGAACGCGAGACTGGCCCCGTCTGGTCGGGAGCCGACGATCCGCGGGTTACGAAGCTCGGGCGCTTCCTGCGAGATACACACTTCGACGAATTGCCTCAATTGCTGAACGTTCTCAAGGGAGACATGAGCCTTGTCGGGCCCCGTCCCGAACGCCCGGAAATCGCCGTCGGCATCGAGCAGCGGATTCCGTTGTTCAGTCAGCGGCTCGATGTCCTCCCCGGCGTGACCGGGCTGGCGCAGGCTCGTCTCCCTCCGGATTGCGACGAGGCGGGGCTGCAGCGCAAGCTGGCTCACGATCTGTTCTACATCAAGTACGGCAGCCTCGGGATGGATTTCTCGATTCTGCTGGCCACCGCAATGCAGTTTGTCAGCAGCATTGTTCGCGGAATAAGCAGCCTCTGGAGCCTGCCGACCAGGCAGCGCGTCGAACTGGAGTTTCTGCCGCTGATCAATCCTGACGCCGCGCATGACACATTCCTGTCGAACGGCGCTGAGTCCGACAGGCTTCATAAGTCGCCTCACTTCCAGCTCGCTCCGTCGGGCCAATGGTTTGCTCCGCTGTCCGGCGAGTCCGACGACAAGGACAAGGCCGGTTCGGAAGCCGTGCGGGCAAAGTCAAAGATGCAGACGGCTGGCCGTTGA
- a CDS encoding O-antigen ligase family protein: protein MLSLVFVYSLLAYICLGALARPHIGVIGYYGFILLQPEWNWRWSIPQGMGFQKYIAIATLLGFLFAGFGGNRFTSTASKGLTALAAFIALAILSYQQSIEQNYTFIYIDALWKMALMAFIGVRVINTPKRIVGLLWVLMLAQGFNAYRINESYFQNGVCFFRVTGYGTGGDNNLYSILTVPIMAVSASLAAYSKPLWQKLFAAGILALQAHQIMLMESRGCMLGAIPMLALVVWFMPKTKVNVWGVACSTLLGAALAGPPVVKEFMSSFESKEGRDSSAESRFDLWKAGYQITMDHPVLGVGPWAGQFLVPRYLGMSGNMKGLHNLYFEIGAGCGIPAAICYFSYFLIAGWACFRLLWRQKREPIPDWLGCLCLAVFPGLIGYMVSSMFSAGAMLESSYALAAGGLAGTCVWAAEKRRSYGFSPQLAHFSQQRLGIPQVPGKLGRP from the coding sequence ATGCTGAGCCTGGTCTTTGTCTACAGCCTCCTCGCCTACATCTGCCTCGGCGCCCTCGCCCGCCCGCATATCGGCGTGATTGGCTATTACGGCTTCATTCTGCTCCAGCCCGAGTGGAACTGGCGCTGGTCGATCCCGCAGGGTATGGGCTTTCAGAAATACATCGCGATCGCGACGCTGCTCGGATTTCTGTTTGCCGGCTTCGGCGGGAACCGGTTCACTTCGACGGCTTCAAAAGGGCTAACGGCGCTGGCGGCGTTTATTGCGCTGGCCATCCTGAGCTACCAGCAGAGCATCGAGCAGAATTACACATTCATTTACATTGACGCTCTGTGGAAGATGGCGCTGATGGCGTTCATCGGCGTGCGGGTCATCAACACGCCCAAACGGATTGTGGGACTGCTCTGGGTGTTGATGCTCGCCCAGGGCTTCAATGCGTACCGCATTAACGAGAGTTACTTCCAGAACGGCGTTTGCTTCTTTCGCGTGACGGGTTACGGCACCGGTGGCGACAACAACCTGTACTCGATTCTCACAGTACCGATTATGGCCGTGTCGGCTTCTCTCGCCGCATACTCGAAGCCGCTCTGGCAGAAGTTGTTTGCGGCGGGGATCCTCGCGCTGCAGGCGCACCAGATCATGCTCATGGAGTCCCGCGGCTGCATGCTCGGCGCGATTCCAATGCTGGCCCTGGTCGTCTGGTTCATGCCCAAGACGAAAGTCAATGTTTGGGGCGTCGCCTGCTCCACCCTCCTGGGGGCGGCGCTTGCCGGACCGCCAGTTGTGAAGGAGTTCATGTCAAGCTTCGAGTCCAAAGAGGGGCGTGACTCATCCGCTGAGAGCCGATTCGATCTGTGGAAGGCCGGTTACCAGATCACGATGGACCACCCGGTCCTCGGCGTCGGCCCTTGGGCCGGCCAGTTCCTAGTGCCACGGTATCTCGGGATGTCGGGAAATATGAAAGGCCTCCACAACCTCTACTTTGAAATCGGCGCCGGTTGCGGCATTCCCGCGGCCATCTGCTACTTCAGCTACTTTCTGATCGCCGGCTGGGCCTGTTTTCGGCTTCTCTGGCGGCAGAAGCGGGAGCCGATCCCCGACTGGCTGGGTTGCCTCTGCCTGGCGGTCTTTCCCGGCCTCATCGGTTACATGGTCTCCAGTATGTTCTCCGCCGGGGCGATGCTGGAGAGTTCTTACGCCCTCGCGGCGGGCGGGCTGGCCGGAACCTGCGTCTGGGCGGCGGAGAAACGCCGGTCCTACGGATTTTCACCACAACTCGCCCATTTCTCACAACAGAGGCTGGGAATCCCTCAAGTTCCCGGTAAACTGGGCCGGCCGTGA
- a CDS encoding glycosyltransferase family 4 protein produces MIDRLSICLVARSPFLGGAEVACERLAVGLQQAGHTVVLLTGFDNDVAARYRAAGIDCRVFDTPLRDKWKLPRYLLARHRLRKFFRSWRPDIVHSNDLPTHQVVSSAAKGLGIPRICHHRFLYDCPAIDWMNRTGAECHVFVSKYLQDTLRAASPRLAAEPACVLYDGLPLPELPTEDERRAARVRLGLPQNKTVVLYAGQIVERKGVSDLLQAWAQLAPDVAAGAELVVVGDDIQNAGAYRVAMEQLAAQLGITPRFVGFRKDVPDWLTAAHIATVPSRVEPLGNATLEAMAYGLPVIGGDTGGIPEMVVEGQTGLLVFPGDPADLASALEQLIRNRQLQEHFGSAGRIRCENEFSVERHTAAAMRAYSQVAAPPDIKRDELKQDVPC; encoded by the coding sequence GTGATCGACAGACTCAGCATTTGTCTCGTCGCCCGCTCCCCCTTCCTCGGCGGCGCCGAAGTCGCCTGCGAACGGCTCGCCGTCGGACTCCAGCAGGCAGGCCACACCGTCGTTCTGCTGACGGGTTTCGACAACGACGTCGCCGCACGTTACCGCGCCGCGGGGATCGATTGTCGCGTCTTCGACACCCCCCTCCGCGACAAATGGAAACTTCCGCGCTATCTCCTGGCCCGACATCGCCTCCGCAAGTTCTTCCGGTCCTGGCGACCGGACATCGTTCACAGCAACGACCTTCCCACGCATCAGGTCGTCTCGTCCGCGGCGAAGGGGCTTGGCATTCCACGCATCTGCCATCATCGCTTCCTCTACGACTGCCCCGCCATCGACTGGATGAACCGGACCGGCGCCGAATGTCATGTCTTCGTCTCCAAATATCTGCAGGACACCCTGCGCGCCGCCTCGCCCCGGCTCGCCGCCGAACCCGCCTGCGTGCTGTACGACGGCCTGCCGCTGCCGGAATTACCCACGGAGGACGAGCGACGCGCAGCCCGGGTCCGGCTCGGATTGCCGCAGAACAAGACCGTCGTCCTCTACGCCGGCCAGATCGTCGAACGGAAGGGAGTCTCCGATCTGCTGCAAGCCTGGGCGCAGCTCGCACCGGATGTCGCCGCCGGCGCGGAACTGGTCGTCGTCGGCGACGACATTCAGAACGCCGGCGCCTACCGCGTGGCGATGGAGCAACTCGCCGCGCAACTCGGCATCACCCCCCGCTTCGTCGGATTCCGCAAGGACGTCCCCGACTGGCTGACCGCCGCCCACATTGCGACAGTTCCCTCTCGCGTCGAGCCCCTTGGTAACGCCACACTGGAGGCAATGGCCTACGGTTTGCCGGTCATCGGAGGAGATACGGGAGGCATTCCCGAGATGGTGGTTGAGGGGCAGACGGGCCTGCTGGTGTTTCCGGGAGACCCTGCAGATCTGGCATCGGCACTGGAACAGTTGATTCGGAATCGTCAATTGCAGGAACATTTCGGCAGTGCGGGGCGAATTCGTTGCGAGAATGAGTTCAGTGTCGAACGTCATACCGCGGCCGCGATGCGAGCTTACTCGCAAGTTGCTGCTCCGCCTGACATCAAGCGAGATGAGCTCAAGCAGGATGTTCCATGCTGA
- a CDS encoding glycosyltransferase family 4 protein has product MKRRVLYLTINPNRVSTTVPTEGWFRLLRDEGLEPVLVSHEIGAFHVWAGGQGIPAYHVPLPLPSKWRPLPFLSALWKLRQVVRRHRIELIHCNEQNCYPIGSYLARLTGLPIVVSVHFTMGRDFCSWTFGKRPPERMFFVSAGNLENCRPGVSGIVPEDRWRVLNNGLDLQHFKPDAGLRTQFRAKHGLGNDRVVGVACALRARKQLEHLVAAVEELPDDVRVVIAGGSVPDETNYSVKLLDEARRRLGSRLVLTGHLTDLRPFYNALDLFVNTSQEEACSISVLEAMACGCPVIGYASKSVDSQILPGGGEITPQDDIPALTSALQHWLDDPDRIARTRVTARQRVESAFDIRQNCELLWQEYNSILSTASPASARKKVFA; this is encoded by the coding sequence ATGAAGCGAAGAGTCCTCTACCTCACCATCAACCCCAACCGCGTCAGCACCACCGTGCCGACCGAAGGCTGGTTCCGTCTCCTCCGGGACGAAGGACTCGAACCCGTCCTCGTCTCACACGAGATCGGCGCGTTCCACGTCTGGGCCGGCGGACAGGGCATTCCGGCGTACCATGTGCCGCTGCCGCTGCCCTCGAAATGGCGTCCTCTCCCCTTTCTGTCCGCACTCTGGAAACTCCGGCAAGTCGTCCGCCGTCATCGAATTGAGCTCATTCACTGCAACGAGCAGAACTGCTACCCGATCGGCTCGTATCTCGCCCGACTGACCGGTCTGCCGATCGTGGTCAGCGTGCACTTCACCATGGGCCGCGACTTCTGCAGTTGGACGTTTGGCAAACGCCCTCCCGAACGAATGTTTTTCGTGTCGGCGGGAAACCTCGAAAACTGCCGCCCGGGAGTGTCCGGGATCGTCCCCGAGGATCGCTGGCGCGTCCTCAACAATGGGCTGGATCTGCAGCACTTCAAACCGGATGCTGGGCTGCGCACTCAGTTCCGTGCGAAGCACGGACTCGGCAATGATCGCGTTGTCGGCGTGGCGTGCGCGCTCCGAGCGAGGAAACAACTCGAACATCTCGTTGCCGCTGTGGAGGAGTTGCCAGATGATGTCCGCGTGGTGATCGCCGGCGGCTCGGTCCCGGACGAAACCAATTACAGCGTCAAGCTGCTCGATGAGGCCAGGCGCCGACTCGGCAGCCGGCTTGTGCTCACCGGACATCTGACGGATCTGCGACCGTTCTACAATGCACTCGACCTCTTCGTGAATACCAGCCAGGAGGAAGCCTGCAGTATCAGCGTTCTCGAAGCCATGGCCTGCGGCTGCCCGGTGATCGGCTATGCCAGCAAGTCGGTCGACTCCCAGATTCTCCCCGGCGGCGGTGAAATCACCCCGCAGGACGACATTCCCGCGCTGACGTCCGCGCTCCAGCATTGGCTCGACGATCCGGACCGGATTGCGCGGACGCGCGTCACCGCCCGCCAGCGCGTCGAGTCCGCATTTGATATTCGTCAGAATTGCGAGTTGCTCTGGCAGGAATACAACTCAATTCTGAGCACCGCCTCTCCAGCGTCTGCCCGAAAGAAAGTGTTCGCGTGA
- a CDS encoding glycosyltransferase yields the protein MSLPEISVIIPTYNGSRFIADALRSVFSQTYLPCEIIVVDDCSTDDTLQVVEGLKSESPVPLRVMKLEKNSGGPCRPINVGVDAAVGELISVLDQDDIFEDEIFEDVAGSFSDAPECEFAFYWAGVYGDNNRKPRQTPAFCKEMQAAGEQRNEYWRIPAPYLRRQLLIEGMFAYGFPGFMFRKSAWERKRGVDESLRAAGDLEFFAWLANESDGILNPRIGYLRREHGANVCRNRQLVYFEAGLVLIAAAKIFRKHRDGDGLAAIAADRVRGIAYCFRQAQCFNEAAILYRRLAEVGETPYMIEIQIAKMQVYRVCAALFGWRPVYSGYTRPAQSV from the coding sequence ATGAGTCTTCCCGAAATCAGCGTCATCATCCCGACATACAACGGCAGCCGGTTCATCGCCGACGCGCTACGGTCGGTGTTTTCGCAGACATATTTGCCCTGCGAGATTATCGTCGTCGATGACTGTTCGACCGACGACACGTTGCAGGTCGTGGAGGGCCTGAAGTCGGAGAGTCCGGTGCCGTTGCGGGTGATGAAGTTGGAAAAAAACTCCGGGGGCCCCTGCCGGCCAATTAACGTTGGCGTCGATGCGGCAGTGGGCGAACTGATCTCGGTTCTTGACCAAGACGACATCTTCGAAGATGAGATTTTCGAGGATGTCGCCGGATCATTTTCTGACGCTCCCGAGTGTGAGTTCGCATTTTATTGGGCAGGCGTGTACGGTGACAACAATCGAAAGCCGCGGCAAACGCCCGCGTTCTGTAAGGAAATGCAGGCGGCCGGCGAGCAGAGGAATGAATACTGGAGGATTCCAGCGCCCTATCTGCGAAGACAGCTGTTGATCGAGGGAATGTTCGCATATGGATTCCCGGGCTTTATGTTTCGAAAATCGGCTTGGGAACGCAAACGCGGCGTCGACGAGTCGCTTCGTGCGGCCGGCGATCTGGAGTTCTTCGCCTGGTTGGCAAACGAAAGCGATGGCATTCTCAATCCACGGATTGGCTACCTTCGTCGCGAACATGGAGCCAACGTTTGTCGCAATCGTCAGCTGGTCTATTTCGAAGCGGGCCTTGTGTTAATCGCTGCGGCAAAGATCTTTCGAAAACATCGCGATGGCGACGGCCTGGCGGCAATCGCTGCGGATCGAGTCCGTGGAATTGCCTACTGCTTCCGACAGGCGCAGTGCTTCAACGAGGCGGCAATCCTCTATCGACGCCTGGCGGAAGTTGGCGAGACGCCTTACATGATCGAAATTCAAATCGCGAAGATGCAGGTTTACAGAGTCTGTGCTGCGCTCTTCGGCTGGCGACCCGTGTATTCCGGCTATACGCGCCCGGCTCAATCGGTCTGA
- a CDS encoding NAD-dependent epimerase/dehydratase family protein: MTQSSQLRIAIIGCGAVAERYHLPVLAGHEGVRLVALVDRDVQRVKPLADAYKIDKVLADAAGLTTDLIDAAVIATPPGHHAACTNMLLERGIHVLVEKPMATTLADAESMVATAERTGNVLSVGVFRRLLPCLRMLKSAIDAEMLGKPLSFDLEGGAVYGWAAATLGNMLKSHAGGGVLMDMGPHYFDQLLYLFDGPGEILDYEDNALGSIESDCIARLRLSHRGRPVDGRVELSRTRNLPNELRVICERGELVIPPSDRYRVIVRQNGLEFRDPRTGEVARHQLELKWTDEPETNWLETFRAEIDDWVDAIAARRQPVLSGRSALASARLIDECYQKVRPLEEPWVSHPLCDAAEVTKPRVEAIGAPRRVLVTGATGFIGCRVAEILSRRSGYAVRAVVHNPGNASRLARLPVEMIQADLTRSEDAARLVKDVDAIVHCAIGTESWDRSSVFKVTVDGTRGLLDAAKTAGVKRFAHLSTIAVHPDDYRGIIDENAPVSPARGATYGESKLAAEQAVLKSGLPCVVFRPGCVYGPFGKTFITRPIEYLMRGGLVLAGAAETPSNTVYVDNLVEAVIRSLEVGDEAVGRIFSLADDDGMTWGDFYDYFAQRAGATVRRTAGPSAEGRKAAKAGWFGAFGTLASSDEVKALARKALWTDPIGSTPRWLLSRSPALKKTVKRMLRMQSAAVYVRPERGGASDVLEITPRFAEVKSDLARRVLGWQPLLERMTCLGRTYQWLQASQIVPASDAGGRS; encoded by the coding sequence ATGACTCAGTCGAGCCAACTTCGCATCGCCATCATCGGCTGCGGCGCCGTCGCCGAACGCTACCACCTTCCCGTCCTGGCCGGGCACGAGGGGGTGCGGCTGGTCGCGCTCGTGGACCGAGACGTGCAACGTGTCAAGCCGCTGGCCGACGCGTACAAGATCGACAAAGTCTTGGCCGATGCCGCCGGGCTGACGACCGATCTCATCGACGCCGCGGTGATTGCCACTCCACCGGGACATCACGCGGCCTGCACCAACATGCTGCTGGAACGGGGCATTCACGTCCTCGTCGAGAAGCCGATGGCGACGACGCTGGCTGACGCGGAATCGATGGTGGCGACGGCCGAACGGACCGGCAACGTTCTGTCGGTCGGCGTCTTCCGCCGCCTGCTGCCCTGCCTGCGAATGCTGAAGTCGGCCATTGATGCCGAGATGTTGGGCAAACCGCTGAGCTTCGATCTCGAAGGGGGTGCGGTCTACGGCTGGGCGGCGGCCACGCTGGGCAATATGCTGAAGTCGCACGCCGGCGGTGGCGTCCTGATGGATATGGGGCCGCATTACTTCGATCAACTGCTCTATCTGTTCGATGGACCGGGAGAGATCCTCGACTACGAAGACAATGCGCTGGGCAGCATCGAATCCGACTGCATCGCCCGCTTGAGGCTCAGCCATCGTGGTCGGCCCGTCGACGGACGGGTCGAACTCAGTCGGACCCGGAATCTGCCGAACGAATTGCGGGTGATCTGCGAACGGGGCGAACTGGTCATTCCGCCGTCAGATCGTTACCGCGTGATCGTCCGTCAAAACGGGCTGGAGTTCAGAGATCCGCGAACCGGAGAAGTCGCCCGGCACCAGTTGGAACTGAAGTGGACCGACGAGCCGGAAACCAATTGGCTGGAGACGTTTCGCGCGGAGATCGACGACTGGGTGGACGCGATTGCGGCCCGACGCCAGCCCGTGTTGTCGGGGCGTTCGGCCCTGGCGTCCGCACGATTGATCGATGAGTGCTATCAGAAGGTTCGACCGCTCGAAGAGCCTTGGGTTTCGCACCCGCTCTGCGATGCTGCCGAGGTGACGAAGCCGCGAGTCGAAGCGATCGGGGCTCCGCGCCGAGTCTTGGTGACCGGCGCGACCGGATTCATCGGTTGCCGGGTGGCGGAGATCCTCAGCCGCCGCAGCGGATACGCCGTCCGGGCCGTCGTTCACAACCCCGGAAACGCCAGCCGGCTGGCGCGGCTGCCGGTCGAAATGATCCAGGCGGACCTCACCCGCAGCGAGGATGCCGCCCGACTGGTCAAAGATGTCGATGCCATTGTGCACTGCGCGATCGGGACGGAAAGCTGGGATCGCTCTTCGGTGTTCAAAGTCACGGTCGACGGCACGCGCGGCCTGCTCGATGCTGCGAAGACGGCAGGCGTCAAGCGTTTTGCTCACCTGAGTACGATCGCCGTCCATCCGGACGACTATCGAGGAATCATCGACGAAAATGCTCCTGTCTCGCCCGCCCGCGGAGCGACATACGGCGAAAGCAAGCTGGCGGCCGAACAGGCGGTGCTGAAGTCCGGACTCCCTTGCGTCGTCTTTCGCCCGGGATGCGTGTACGGGCCGTTCGGCAAGACGTTCATCACGCGGCCGATCGAATACCTGATGCGTGGCGGGCTGGTTCTGGCGGGGGCTGCGGAGACACCCTCGAATACAGTCTATGTCGATAACCTCGTGGAGGCGGTCATCCGCTCCCTCGAAGTTGGCGACGAAGCGGTTGGTCGAATCTTTTCGCTCGCTGATGATGACGGAATGACGTGGGGGGACTTCTACGACTACTTTGCGCAGCGGGCCGGTGCGACGGTGCGGCGGACCGCGGGGCCGAGTGCGGAAGGACGGAAGGCGGCCAAGGCCGGCTGGTTCGGAGCATTCGGAACGCTGGCGTCATCGGACGAGGTGAAGGCGCTGGCCCGGAAAGCCCTGTGGACGGACCCCATCGGCAGCACGCCCCGCTGGCTGCTGTCCCGGTCCCCGGCTCTGAAGAAGACCGTCAAGCGGATGTTGAGGATGCAGTCGGCCGCGGTCTACGTTCGACCGGAACGCGGCGGAGCAAGCGACGTGCTGGAGATTACGCCGCGATTCGCGGAGGTGAAAAGCGATCTGGCGAGAAGAGTCCTGGGCTGGCAGCCGCTGCTGGAGCGGATGACGTGCCTCGGACGCACCTATCAATGGCTGCAGGCTTCGCAGATCGTCCCTGCGTCAGATGCGGGGGGCCGCTCATGA
- a CDS encoding glycosyltransferase, which produces MNTPAVSIILPTYNRAKFLPEAIGAIRGQLFTDWELIVVDDGSTDETAELLPKLIERMPQQYRYIRQENQGAYAARNTGLDHVSGRYVAFYDSDDLWLPHHLQKCVTALEQSPDIGWVYSASRIVDHASGRVLNENCFQEQGQLHRFRTLPCDLRDDLHVLKHEGLFDAVLGGAGLYSGLQNSVIRSRFFDGRRFVTEFYNEAEDQVVVLRAIAAGVGFAYFDEVHVEYRVHESNSSGAALGMPREKRLRLAQGLIRGFEELPQQVSMTLTSKSLLRKKLAELYMWQLGYHANWIHGYKREALAAYRRGIQLDSWNPSYWKTYVLSVARTLPDVGPKS; this is translated from the coding sequence ATGAACACGCCTGCCGTCAGCATCATTCTGCCCACCTACAATCGAGCGAAGTTTCTCCCGGAAGCGATCGGCGCAATCCGCGGCCAGCTGTTTACAGACTGGGAGCTGATCGTCGTCGACGACGGCAGCACGGACGAGACGGCCGAACTGCTGCCAAAGCTCATCGAGCGCATGCCGCAGCAGTATCGGTACATCCGGCAGGAAAACCAAGGGGCCTATGCGGCACGAAATACCGGGCTCGACCATGTCTCCGGTCGGTACGTGGCGTTTTACGACAGCGACGACCTGTGGCTGCCGCATCATCTGCAGAAGTGCGTGACGGCCCTCGAACAGTCTCCCGACATCGGCTGGGTCTACTCCGCCAGCCGCATCGTCGATCATGCGTCCGGTCGCGTGCTGAACGAGAACTGCTTCCAGGAACAGGGACAACTCCACAGGTTCCGTACGCTGCCGTGCGATCTGCGGGACGACCTGCATGTCCTGAAGCACGAAGGGTTGTTCGATGCTGTGCTCGGCGGCGCGGGCCTCTATTCCGGACTCCAGAACTCCGTCATCCGCTCCAGATTCTTCGACGGTCGCCGGTTCGTCACTGAGTTTTACAACGAAGCCGAAGACCAAGTCGTGGTCTTGCGGGCCATCGCTGCCGGAGTTGGATTTGCGTACTTCGATGAGGTCCACGTGGAATACCGTGTTCACGAAAGCAATTCGTCGGGCGCAGCTCTGGGAATGCCGCGAGAAAAACGCCTGCGGCTCGCACAGGGACTGATTCGAGGGTTCGAAGAGCTGCCGCAACAGGTGTCGATGACATTGACGTCAAAGAGCCTTCTACGCAAGAAGCTGGCAGAATTATACATGTGGCAACTGGGCTACCACGCGAACTGGATTCATGGCTACAAACGCGAAGCGCTTGCGGCATATCGCCGCGGGATCCAACTCGATAGCTGGAATCCATCGTATTGGAAAACGTACGTTCTGAGTGTCGCACGGACATTGCCGGACGTCGGACCAAAGTCGTAA